The proteins below are encoded in one region of Hydrogenispora ethanolica:
- a CDS encoding B12-binding domain-containing radical SAM protein, translated as MKILLVYPGYPETFWSFKYALRFIDKSATNPPLGLLTVAAMLPPEWEQRLVDLNVKKLADSDLRWADYVLISAMAVQKPSAVKVIERCHALGVKTIAGGPLFTSDPEEFPLVDHLVLNEAELTMPEFLRDLANGAPRRIYTSEQWADLTQTPVPRWDLVDLRRYASTCLQYSRGCPFNCDFCDITALYGRVQRTKTAAQVLAELESLYHKGWRGNVFMVDDNFIGNTQKLKTELLPALTEWMERHRFPFTFYTQLSINLADDEELMRRMVAAGFDTVFIGIETPHEESLAECHKNQNKRRDLVAAVKKIQHFGLQVLGGFIIGFDHDPPTIFEKQIEFIQKSGIVTAMVGLLNAMRGTLLYQRLQQEERLLERDGGNNTDGSLNFIPKMPRELLVNGYRKVVDTIYAPEYYYRRVKEFLKEYRPFPRKALRLSWRDLYALTRAFVSIGIFGEERLYFWKLLGWTMLKRPQSFPLAVTCSIYGFHFRKVFAELKPS; from the coding sequence CTGCGGTTCATCGACAAGTCGGCCACCAATCCGCCGCTGGGGCTGCTGACGGTCGCGGCCATGCTGCCGCCGGAATGGGAGCAACGGCTGGTGGATCTGAACGTCAAAAAGCTGGCCGACTCCGATCTGCGCTGGGCCGATTATGTGCTCATCAGCGCGATGGCGGTCCAAAAACCGTCGGCCGTCAAGGTGATCGAACGTTGCCATGCCTTGGGGGTGAAGACCATTGCCGGCGGGCCGCTCTTCACCTCCGACCCGGAAGAGTTTCCCCTCGTCGACCACCTGGTGCTGAACGAGGCGGAATTGACCATGCCGGAGTTCCTGCGCGATCTGGCGAACGGCGCCCCCCGGCGGATCTATACTTCGGAGCAGTGGGCGGACCTGACGCAGACCCCGGTGCCCCGCTGGGATCTGGTGGATCTGAGGCGTTACGCCTCGACCTGCCTCCAATACTCGCGCGGTTGCCCGTTCAATTGCGACTTCTGCGATATCACCGCGCTTTACGGCCGGGTGCAGCGGACCAAGACCGCGGCCCAGGTCCTGGCGGAGCTGGAGAGCTTATACCATAAGGGCTGGCGCGGCAATGTCTTCATGGTGGACGACAATTTCATCGGCAATACCCAAAAGCTCAAAACGGAGCTGCTTCCGGCGCTGACCGAGTGGATGGAGCGGCATCGTTTTCCCTTCACCTTCTATACCCAGCTCTCGATCAACCTGGCTGACGATGAGGAGCTGATGCGGCGGATGGTGGCGGCCGGCTTCGATACCGTTTTCATCGGCATCGAAACGCCGCACGAGGAGAGCCTGGCCGAATGCCACAAGAATCAGAATAAGCGGCGCGACCTGGTGGCGGCGGTCAAGAAGATCCAGCACTTCGGCTTGCAGGTATTGGGCGGCTTTATCATCGGTTTCGATCACGACCCGCCGACCATCTTCGAGAAGCAGATCGAATTCATCCAGAAGAGCGGGATCGTCACCGCCATGGTCGGCCTGTTGAACGCGATGCGCGGCACGCTGCTCTATCAAAGGCTGCAGCAAGAGGAGCGCCTGCTTGAGCGGGACGGCGGGAACAATACCGACGGTTCACTGAACTTCATCCCCAAAATGCCGCGGGAGCTCCTGGTGAACGGCTACCGCAAAGTGGTGGACACCATTTACGCTCCGGAATATTACTACCGCCGGGTCAAGGAGTTCCTCAAGGAGTACCGGCCCTTCCCCAGGAAAGCGCTCCGGCTCAGCTGGCGCGATCTCTACGCCTTGACCCGGGCCTTCGTCTCCATTGGAATCTTCGGCGAGGAACGGCTCTATTTCTGGAAACTGCTGGGCTGGACGATGCTCAAGCGGCCGCAGTCATTCCCGCTGGCGGTCACCTGTTCGATCTATGGTTTTCACTTCCGGAAAGTATTCGCGGAGCTGAAACCGTCGTAA
- a CDS encoding SIR2 family NAD-dependent protein deacylase produces the protein MDENVLREISASWRGARYPVVLTGAGISTESGVPDFRSSKGLWRQTPEELSSITMLERKPELFYPFYQDRIRNILAAGPNAGHFGLSRLMEHGYLRVLITQNIDGYHQLAGAPEVLELHGTLRKVSCMRCHAAFDSRQMLPEAEDETLTPGVGPECQCPECGGRLRPDIVLFGEGLPERAWEKAMRAARRADLFVVVGSSLTVGPANLLPEWAADAGARLLIINREATPLDRLARWVVRESAGAVISALVDSILAEPV, from the coding sequence ATGGATGAGAACGTATTGCGGGAGATCAGCGCCAGCTGGCGGGGGGCCAGGTATCCGGTGGTCTTGACCGGAGCGGGGATCAGCACCGAGTCGGGGGTGCCTGATTTTCGCTCGTCCAAGGGATTATGGCGGCAGACGCCGGAAGAACTGTCGTCCATCACCATGTTGGAGCGGAAGCCGGAGCTCTTCTATCCGTTCTACCAGGACCGGATCCGCAATATCCTGGCGGCCGGACCCAACGCGGGCCATTTCGGGCTGAGCCGGCTGATGGAGCACGGCTATCTCAGAGTGCTGATCACCCAGAATATCGACGGCTATCACCAGCTCGCGGGCGCGCCAGAAGTGCTGGAACTGCACGGGACCCTACGCAAGGTGAGCTGCATGCGCTGCCACGCCGCTTTCGACAGCCGGCAGATGTTGCCGGAGGCGGAAGATGAGACGTTGACGCCGGGAGTGGGGCCGGAGTGCCAGTGCCCCGAATGCGGCGGCAGACTGCGGCCGGACATTGTGCTATTCGGCGAGGGATTGCCGGAACGGGCCTGGGAGAAGGCGATGCGGGCGGCGCGGCGCGCCGATCTTTTTGTGGTCGTCGGCTCCTCGCTGACGGTCGGCCCCGCCAACCTCTTACCGGAGTGGGCGGCCGATGCCGGAGCGCGGTTGCTCATCATCAACCGGGAAGCCACACCCTTGGACCGCCTGGCCCGCTGGGTGGTGCGGGAAAGTGCCGGAGCGGTCATCTCTGCTCTGGTTGACAGCATTTTGGCAGAGCCGGTATGA
- a CDS encoding LysE family transporter: MELFWTAVGLGLAYNAAPGAVNTESLRRGLRYGFRPCFKVQAGALIGDLIWAIIGLTGTALLIHIVEMRILLTIVGATFLLRLAWLSLNEAQKLKDRSAEDDSGQCTKNFSTGVFFSLASPLGIAFWSGVGGGLLPHSQSLDGMTLCAFFLGFILGGALWCLGFAVFVALARNYVGKRVLRGIYAVSSLALFYFALEMIGNTWHAVIVPYLLRPKVAGSK, from the coding sequence ATGGAACTGTTTTGGACAGCGGTGGGATTGGGCCTGGCCTATAATGCGGCGCCGGGAGCGGTGAATACCGAATCGTTGCGGCGGGGACTGCGCTACGGATTCCGGCCTTGTTTTAAAGTACAAGCCGGCGCCTTGATCGGCGATCTGATCTGGGCGATCATCGGCCTGACCGGTACGGCTTTACTGATACATATCGTAGAGATGCGGATTCTCCTGACCATTGTCGGGGCGACCTTTCTGCTGCGGCTGGCCTGGCTCTCGCTGAATGAAGCGCAGAAATTAAAGGACCGTTCAGCGGAGGACGATTCCGGCCAGTGCACCAAGAACTTCAGCACCGGCGTCTTCTTCTCGCTGGCGAGTCCGCTGGGGATCGCCTTCTGGAGCGGCGTGGGGGGCGGGTTGCTGCCGCATAGCCAGTCGTTGGACGGGATGACGCTCTGTGCCTTTTTCCTGGGGTTCATCCTCGGCGGAGCGCTCTGGTGTCTCGGATTCGCGGTCTTTGTCGCTTTGGCCCGCAACTACGTGGGCAAACGGGTATTGCGGGGGATCTACGCCGTGTCCAGCCTGGCGCTGTTCTATTTCGCGCTGGAGATGATCGGCAACACCTGGCACGCGGTGATCGTGCCCTATTTGCTCCGGCCCAAGGTCGCCGGGTCCAAATAA
- a CDS encoding DeoR/GlpR family DNA-binding transcription regulator has protein sequence MAPINQEATLPAERRKRLLEYIQQNRSGRIEELAAVLDVSEATVRRDLSVLETEGLISRTYGGAILPESSTAFERLYPEKRLLCSEEKRAIGLEAASLVNDGETLILDSGSTTFEIARNLSNHKNLTIITYDLFIASTITYDPSTTVIVTGGSRREGFNVLVGPIAEDLLRQVRVNKAFLGADAVDIVQGITNATFIEVQIKRLIIEAASQVYLAADHSKFGHAALAKVCAFDQIDHVITDSGIDESILQGLQQLGIPTTLAAL, from the coding sequence ATGGCACCCATCAATCAGGAAGCGACGTTGCCGGCCGAAAGAAGAAAAAGGCTCCTAGAGTATATTCAGCAGAACCGGAGCGGTCGTATTGAAGAACTCGCCGCCGTATTGGATGTTTCGGAGGCTACGGTCCGGCGCGACCTTTCCGTCCTGGAAACGGAAGGATTGATCAGCCGTACCTACGGCGGAGCGATTTTGCCCGAGAGCAGCACTGCCTTTGAGCGGCTTTATCCGGAAAAAAGATTGCTCTGCTCTGAAGAAAAGCGGGCAATCGGCTTGGAAGCCGCTTCCCTGGTGAACGACGGGGAAACTTTGATCCTCGATTCCGGGTCGACCACCTTTGAGATTGCCCGGAACCTGAGCAATCATAAGAACTTGACCATCATCACCTATGATCTCTTCATCGCCAGCACTATCACCTATGATCCCTCAACCACCGTGATTGTCACCGGCGGTAGCCGCCGCGAAGGGTTTAATGTACTGGTTGGCCCGATCGCCGAGGATCTCTTGCGTCAGGTCCGGGTGAACAAGGCTTTCCTGGGAGCGGACGCCGTCGACATCGTTCAAGGAATCACCAACGCCACGTTTATCGAGGTTCAGATCAAACGGTTAATCATTGAAGCCGCCAGCCAAGTATATCTCGCCGCCGACCATTCCAAATTCGGCCATGCCGCGCTGGCCAAAGTTTGCGCATTCGATCAGATCGACCATGTAATCACGGATTCCGGCATCGATGAATCCATCTTGCAAGGACTGCAGCAACTGGGAATTCCGACCACCTTGGCCGCGCTGTGA
- a CDS encoding BtpA/SgcQ family protein: protein MNWLTEVLGTQKPIIAMCHFPALPGDPSYDKQGGITKVVEEARRELLSLQEGGVDAIMFSNEFSLPYLTKVRTETVAAMARIIGQLMPEIKVPFGVNVLWDPAASLDLAVATGAKFVREIFTGVYASDFGLWNTNCGEVIRHQHAIGAENVKLLFNIVPEAAKYLGERSITEIARTTVFNNQPDALCVSGLTAGSETSLQTLQLVKEAVPGTIIFANTGVRLDNLEQQLSVADGAVVGTAFKADGVFHNRVDVQRVKAFMDRVRAFRANLK, encoded by the coding sequence ATGAATTGGTTGACCGAAGTATTAGGAACTCAGAAACCGATCATCGCCATGTGTCATTTCCCGGCATTGCCCGGAGATCCGTCCTATGACAAGCAGGGCGGCATCACCAAGGTGGTGGAGGAGGCGCGGCGCGAGCTGCTGTCCCTGCAGGAAGGGGGAGTCGACGCCATCATGTTTTCCAATGAATTCAGCCTTCCTTACCTGACCAAAGTCCGGACTGAAACCGTGGCGGCCATGGCCCGGATCATCGGTCAACTGATGCCGGAGATTAAAGTGCCGTTTGGGGTCAATGTATTATGGGATCCCGCCGCTTCACTGGATTTGGCTGTCGCCACCGGCGCCAAATTTGTGCGGGAGATCTTCACCGGCGTTTATGCCAGCGATTTCGGCTTATGGAATACCAACTGCGGTGAGGTAATCCGTCACCAGCACGCCATCGGGGCCGAAAACGTCAAATTGCTGTTTAATATCGTGCCGGAGGCCGCGAAGTACCTTGGCGAACGGAGCATTACCGAGATAGCGCGAACCACCGTGTTTAACAATCAACCCGATGCCTTATGCGTCTCGGGGCTGACCGCCGGCAGCGAGACTTCGCTCCAAACCCTGCAGCTCGTAAAGGAAGCGGTTCCCGGGACGATCATCTTTGCCAACACCGGCGTCCGCCTGGACAACCTGGAGCAGCAATTGAGCGTCGCCGATGGCGCCGTCGTGGGCACGGCTTTCAAAGCGGACGGGGTATTCCACAACCGGGTCGACGTGCAGCGGGTCAAGGCATTCATGGATCGGGTCAGGGCTTTTCGGGCCAATTTGAAATAA